The Pelotomaculum isophthalicicum JI genomic interval ACCGGAACAAGCTGTCAATATGGCCAGACGGCAGATAGCGGACGGCTACCCAAATGTCGGCATCGCATACACATATTCAGAACCTTTTATGTGGTACGAGTTCGTGTTGGATACAGCCCGGCTGGCCGGTAAGGCAGGGCTGAAAAATGTTCTGGTTACCAATGGTTACGTAAACGAGACTCCGCTGCGGGAAATTCTACCGTATATTGACGCCATGAATATTGACATTAAAGGTTTTACAGAAGATTATTACCGGAAAAGTTGCGTTGGCAGGCTGGAACCGGTACTGCGAACGATTGAGATAGCTTATGCTCAAAGATGTCATGTTGAATTGACCAACCTGCTGGTGACAGGTCTTAACGACTCTTCTGAAGAGATCGAAAAGCTGGTTGATTGGATTGTTTCCCTGGACCGGGAAATACCGCTCCATTTTTCCAGGTATTTTCCCAATTTTGAAATGGATTTGCCGGCAACACCGCTTGAAACGTTAAGGCGAGCCGGGGATATAGCCAGGAAGAAGCTTTCCTATGTTTACATCGGCAACGCCCGGGAACTGGGTGCTCAAGACACCTACTGCCCCGAATGTGGAGAAAAATTAATTAGCAGAACAGGTTATAATATCCGCACAAATGGCCTTGATGGTGAGAGATGCCGTAATTGTGGCAGGAGAATTAGTATCGTTGGGTGATTTCGTGGCATAGATAGAGGACGTTTTAGAACAATTATGATTAAGGTTGGACCAAAGGTGCCACCAATATGCCGGCGCGTCAAAGCGCCGGTTTCTTGTTGTTTAGGAAAGTATACATTTTTGAGGGTACCCGGTGAGACCATAATATGGTAACATTTAAACATGAGATATTCGTCGAAAATAAAAGAAATACTTAAAATAAATTGGCCAGAGTTTGAAGAGAAG includes:
- the amrS gene encoding AmmeMemoRadiSam system radical SAM enzyme, with the protein product MREALFYEKKEQNLTACRLCPKLCTIREDKSGFCRVRENRKGTLYAANYGKVTSYGMDPIEKKPLYHFYPGSYILSFGTMGCNLRCGFCQNWSIAHGDPDTADVTPEQAVNMARRQIADGYPNVGIAYTYSEPFMWYEFVLDTARLAGKAGLKNVLVTNGYVNETPLREILPYIDAMNIDIKGFTEDYYRKSCVGRLEPVLRTIEIAYAQRCHVELTNLLVTGLNDSSEEIEKLVDWIVSLDREIPLHFSRYFPNFEMDLPATPLETLRRAGDIARKKLSYVYIGNARELGAQDTYCPECGEKLISRTGYNIRTNGLDGERCRNCGRRISIVG